The region AGGGTTATAGAGGTTGATTCGGGCCTGACGACGCGCGCATTCTTCGACTTCACGAGACTCGATCAGAGGTGGGTATCTCATCAGCCCTACGGCTCGATCGACGATGAGTGGATGCTGCTCGGCGGTGATGAGGAGATCGTGCTCTTCTCGCCGAGACTCGACTTCGACGCGGAGGACTGCTCCTGGCTCTCACTGCAGGCGCAGTTCTTCGGGGTCGAGCACGTCACGCTCCAGTGGGTGACCGACGACCTCCCTGGAGTGCAGTCGCTGGTCATCCGCCCTGGGGAATATCGGTCCCTGCGGGTATACAACATCCGGGCGGAGGAGATTCCCGAGTGGACGGGGCGCATCCGCCGGTTCGTGCTAAGAGTCCCGCCCTGTGAAGGCAAGGGGATCTCCGTCGGCTTCGTGGGCGCATCTGACAAGCCGATGGGACCCGCGCAGATCGAGGTGACGCGCTTCGGTGCCCGGGACGCGATCAACCGCATGGGTAAGACCGCTGTCGTGCAGGCGATGCTGACGAACAGTGGCGGGGAGACGGCGCGTGAAGTCGAGGCGACCCTGCGCCTGCCTGAGAGGGGAGTTCAACTCGTCCTGTCGCCGGACTCCGCGCACGCGACGATAGAAGGTTCGGCGCGGCAAAAGATCGCACGCCTGGGTGCGGGAGAAACCCGGGCGCTGGAATGGGAAGTGAATGCGCGAGGGGAGGGCGAGCTTCGGGCGCGGATTCACGTTACTGCGGCGAACGCGGGAGTGACCTCGGACGAGGCGGTCCTCCGCTGGCATCCGGCGGTCCACGTCCAGAACGCATCGTACGTCCCTGAGCCGAAGCCGGTTCGCGGAGAGTTCGAGGTGGGCGTGTACTACTATCCGGGGTGGCCGAGCTACACGAAATGGAGCGTGCTAGATGACTTCCCGGAGCGGCGCCCGATCCTGGGGTATTACCATGAAGGCGACCCTGAAGTCGCAGATTGGCACATCAAGTGGATGCTGGAGCACGGGATTACTTTCATCATTTATGACTGGTACTGGTCGGCGGGCTCGCGCCATCTCGAGCACGCGATTCACGAAGGGCTGTTCAACGCGAGATATCGAGAAGTGATTAAGTTCTGCCTCCTGTGGGCAAACCACAATCCGGAAGGAACCTCCTCGGCGGAGGACATGGTCAATGTGACCAACTACTGGCTGGACAACTACTTCCTCCTCGAGAACTACGTGAAAGTTGACGGGAAGCCCGTCGTGGTGATCTTCTCGCCCCTTCGCCTGACGGACGACATGGGTGTCGAAGGAGTCAGGGCGGCATTCGAGAAGTCGCGTCAGATGGCAAGGGCGTGCGGCCTCGAAGGCATTTACTTCGTAGCCTGCTCATATCCGGGGCGCGGCGGACTCGAAGTGCTGGAGAGGGAAGGCTACGATGCGGTATCCGGGTACAACTACCCGAGCGCCGGCGACAACGGGCAGCTTGTGGCTCCGTATGCGGACATGGTGAGCGGTTACTCGGAGTTCTGGAAGTCTATCCAGGACAATACGTCGCTTAGATACATCCCGGTGACGGAGCCGGGCTGGGATGCGCGGCCCTGGCACGGACCGGACACGCGTGTTCGCACGGGGAAGTCGCCGGTGCTGTTCGAGCGGATGCTTCGGAACGCCAAAGGGTTTGTTGAGGAACGCAGTCCCGATGCTCGGGAGAAGATCGTGATCATCGAGGCGTGGAACGAGTTTGGCGAAGGCGACTACATCGAACCGCATCAGGAGTGGGCTTTTGAATACTTGGACGCGGTGCGGGCAGTCTTTGCACAGGCCGACGAACCGCACGAAGATATCATTCCGTCGGACGTAGGACTCGGACCGTATGACCTGCGAAAACCACTTCCCGTCACCTCCTGGCAGTTCGACGATCCGAAGCACGCAGGGTGGGATGCTACTCAGCATCTGGGGGAATCACGCGTCGAGGATGGAATCCTCCGGGCGGTTTCCACCGGACCCGACCCGGCACTCTACGGCGAGCTTACGGAACTCGACTCCCGTAGGTTCGGCATAGTCGAGGTCGGGATGCGGGTAGACAAGGGAAGAACGGGCCAGCTATTCTGGGCCCAGCGTGCCAGGGGGTTTAGCGAAGCCTTGAGCCTCAAGTTCGACCTGAGCGCGGACGGCGAGTTCCATGTATACAGACTCGATGTCGGGTCAGTAGCCACGTGGAAAGGGGAGATCAACCGTTTGAGGCTCGATCCGACGGATGAGCAGGGAGCGCGCGTTGAAGTGGACTACTTGAGCATGGTCGAGGGAAGGAATCAATGAGCGATATGAGAGAGTTTCCAAGATTCTGCGTCCTGGGCGCCGGCCACGGCGGCACCGCCATGGCGGCGCATCTTTCATTGATGAGCTTCAGTGTGAGCCTTTATAACAGGAACCCTGAAAGGTTGGGTCCCATACAGGCCCAGGGAGGAATCGAACTAATCGCAGACGGCGGCGATCTCCCCAGGGGGATGGCCAAGATCGACGTGGTCTCGGACAACATCGAGGAGGCTTTGAAGGGTGCCGATGTGTTGATGGTCGTGGTGCCCGCGACAGGGCATTCTTTCATGGCGGAGCAGATGGCGCCGCATCTCGTCGATGGACAGATGATCGTGCTGCACCCCGGGCGCACCGGTGGTGCGTTGGAGGTCCACAGCATCCTCCGCGAGCACGAGGTGACCGCAGATGTCATCGTGGCCGAGGCACAGACCTTCATCTATGCGGCGCGGTCGATGAACCCGGGGCAGACGAAGATATTCCGCGTAAAGAACAACATTCCCATCGCGGCGATCCCGGCGCATCGTACACCGGAGGTCATCAAGGCGCTAAGGCACGCGTATCCTCAATTCGTGCCCGGCGACAACGTGATGAAGACTAGCCTGGACAACATCGGAGCGATCTTCCACCCCGCGGTGACAGTGCTCAACGGTGCGCGGATCGAGAGCACTCACGGCGATTTCGACTACTACACCGAGGGCATTACCCCGACCATGTCGCTGATCCTGGAGGACATGGACCGGGAGCGAGTCGCAGTCGCGGAGGCGCTTGGCTTCCGTTGTATGAGCGCGCGGGAGTGGCTGTACGTAGCCTACGATGCGGCAGGCCCGACTCTCTACGAAGCTATGCGGGCTAACCGCGGCTACGACGGCATCAAGGCACCCAAGACGCTATATACTCGGTACATCAGCGAGGACATCCCGATGAGCCTCGTACCGATAGCATCGATCGGCGATATGGTCGGAGTGCCGACACCGACTACCAAGGCTATCATACATCTGGGCTCACTGCTGCACCAGTGCGACTACTGGGCGCAGGGCCGCACGGCCGAGCGCCTCGGGCTTAGCGGGCTCACTCTCAAACAGGTGCGGCGGTTGGTGCTGGAGGGTGAACTCACGGAAGGTCCCGCATGAGCAAGAAGCTGATCGCTGGGGCGCTCGGCAACTGTGTCCACGTTGCTGGCGTCGTGAACTTCCTCCGCTTGGCGGAGAGCATCGGTTGGGAGACGGTCTTTCTCGGGCCGGCTGTCTCAGTTGAGAGATTCGCTCAGGCGATAGAGGAGCATCGCCCGGACGTGGCGGGCGTCAGCTTTCGGCTGACCCCTGAGGTGGCGTCCGGGCTCTTCGCTGAGTTCAAGGACCACCTTGTTAAGAGGAACCTCCAGGGGACGAGGCTCGTCTTCGGCGGCACTCCCCCCGTTTGCCGGATTGCCAAGGCGTCCGGCATCTTCGAGAGAGCGTTCGACGGTTTGGAACTTCCCGAAGAGGTCATCGGGTACCTCAAAGGAAGCGACCTGTCCGACGATCAGGAGGACTTCGGCTCGACGCAGATAGAGCGTCTGGACAAGAAGAAACCCTATCCTCTGTTGCGGCACCACTTCGGCAGACCGACTATGGAACAGACGGTCGAAGGCATCCGCAAGATTGCGGAGTCCCGCACAGTAGATGTCATTTCAATAGGACCGGACCAGAATGCGCAGGAGAGCTTCTTTCGGCCTGAGGAAATGGATCCGACGCTGGACGGAGCAGGAGGTGTTCCGATCCGGTCGGCGGATGACCTGAGGGCAATCTACGAGGCGTCCCGGTGCGGGAACTTCCCACTCCTTCGCATCTACAGCGGGACCCGCGACTTGATCAAATGGGCTGAACTTGCGCTGGAAACCATAAACAACGCATGGGCCGCGATCCCTCTCTGCTGGTACAGCACGCTTGACGGACGCTCGCCTCGCAGCCCTGAGGAGGCCATACGCGAGAACCAGGAGGCGATGGCCTGGTATGCCGAGCGAGGAATTCCTGTCGAGGTCAATGAGTCTCACCACTGGAGCCTTCGCGATGCCCACGACGCACTGGCTGTCGCGATGGCCTACCTGGCCGCCTACAACGCGAAAGCGATGGGGGTCGCGTATTACATCGCGCAGTATATGTTCAACACGCCGCCCAATACCGGTGGGGCCATGGACCTGGCAAAGATGCTCGCGAAAGCTGAGTTGATCGAGTCTCTTCACGACGATGGGTTCCGTTCGATGCGCCAGGTTCGCGCTGGTCTCACGAGTCTCTCCCCGGATATGGACACTGCAAAGGGGCAGCTCGCGGCGTCCGCGGTCCTCGCGCTCGGCATCAAGCCGCACATCATGCATGTCGTGGGCTTCTCGGAGGGAGATCATGTTGCGACTGCAGATGACGTCATCGAAAGCTGCAAGATCGTAAGGGGTGTGCTCAAGAACTGCCTGTTCGGTATGCCCGAGGGGGCTCTGGATCCACACGTCGTTGAGCGGAGGGATCAACTGAAGCAGGAGGCGATGCAGATTGTGGAAGCTATTCGCGCGGCAGGAAAAGGCTGCGGTGCGGATGCACTCACGTCGCCAGAGAATCTTGCGATGGTGATAAGATCTGGCATCCTGGACGCGCCCCACCTGAAGGGCAACAAGTTCGCCGCCGGCCTCTTGGAGACTCGAATGATCGACGGAGCCGTATATGCAGTCGAGCCTGGCACCGATCGCATTCTGAGTGAGAGGGATCGTCTTCACGCGCTCTTGCCGCCTGATCCGAACAAGGCTTCCTTGCGAGGTACTTCATGTACGTAGCGGGCATAGATGTAGGGACACAGGGAGTCCGAGTGGTCGTATGTGACGCGAACGGGGACGTTGCGGCGCAGGTGTCCCGCAGGTTTGCGGTCCCGGATCAGGTCGAACTTTTGCCCCCCGGATGGTCGGAGCAGAACCCGACGGATTGGTGGGAAGCCTGCAGAGAGAGCCTGCAGGATATCACGGGTCAACTGCACGAGAAGGGCTTCTCAGCGAAGGATATCTACGCTGTCGCTGTGGACTCGACTTCGGGGACGCTGGTCGCGGTTGACTCCGCCTGCAGGCCGCTTCGCGCCGCGATCATGTACAATGACACCCGCGCGGCTTCCGAGGCACTAGAGTGTAACTCCGCGGGAGCCGACCTGACCGAGCGGATGGGATACTCGTTCTCGAGTGGATTCACGTTGCCTAAGATCGTCTGGGTGCGCCGCAACGAACCCGAGATCTTCGAGAAGGCTGTCTTCATCCACGCCGCAGACTATATAGTTGGCATGATGACCGGAAGTGCGGGCATCTCTGATACCTCAAATGCGCTGAAGACGGGATACGATCTGTTGGAAGGCCGATGGCCGCCGTTCCTGGAGTCGGCACTGGGTATTCCGTCAGGCAAGCTGCCGGAGGTAGTGAAGCCGGGCACGGTGATCGGAGAGGTGAGCACTGAGTGTTCGAGAAGCACTGGTCTCTTCGAAGGAACGCCCGTAGTGGCGGGAGTGACCGATGGTACGGCTGGATTCTTCGCATCAGGGGCTGTGAAGGTCGGCGATTGGAGCAGTACGCTCGGGACTACGCTGGTGATTCGGGGGGTGTCCAGCAACTTGATCAAGGACGCACAGGGGCGGATATACTGCCATGCGCACCCCGAGGGCTCGTGGCTCCCTGGAGGCGCGAGCAACTCCGGGGCCGAGTGCCTTGAGAAACTGTTCCATGGACGGAATCTATCCGAGCTGAATGCGTATGTCCCTCAGTATTCGCCTACCGCGCTGCTGGTCTACCCCCTCGTTCGCAGAGGAGAGCGCCTTCCGTTCGTCAATCCGGAAGCCGAAGGCTTCATCATCGGGGAGCCGCGAGACAGTCGGGAGCTGTACGCGGGCTACCTAGAGGGTGTGGCGTACGTGGAACGCTGGTGTTATGAGCTGCTTGCGGACCTGGGGGCGGAGGTCGGTGACACTGTCTACGCGACGGGAGGCGGCGCCCGCAGCCCGGAATGGCTGCAGGTTCGGGCTGACCTTCTTCAGAAGCGAATGGTGCGCCCGGTCTCGACAGAATGCGCAATCGGCGCCGCCGTCGTGGCGGCCTCGAGGACACTCTACGACGGCCTTGAATCGGCGGTCGTCGGCATGGCTCGGCCCGGAATGGAAGTGGAGCCGGATCCCAGGCGTCGAGACATCTACGAGCAGTGCTACCGCGCCTTCCGCGGCGCATGCAGCCACAAGGGTTACGAGTAGGTGCGTGTCCAGAGGATTGTATACCCGGCGCCGCGGTGATGCGTCTAATGACCGGGGTGTGAGGCCTCGGAGAAATACAGGAGGTATGAATGATGCGATTGGTTATGATGTTTGGTCTGGCTTGCCTGTTGACCTGTGCGGTGTTCGCGGCCGATGAGCCTGCGCAGTCTGCCCAGGGGACAAAGGTGATCATCCAGTTTGAGGATGTTGACGCCGCGGACGCGCTGGTGGCGCTTTCGCAGAAGGCGCAGATTACTATTCTTGGCGACGCGACCGTAAAGGGCAAGGTGAGTGGGAATTTCATCAACGAGGTTCCGATCGAGGATGTACTCAACACCATCTGTAAGCCAAACAATCTCGAATGGTACAGTGCACGTGTCAGCATCGCTCCGAACGAGCGGCCAAATGCGCAGAGAATTCTAGCGCTGATAGATGCACTGAAAGGGCTTGGCAACACGAGTCTGATCGTCCAGAATCCGCTGAAGAAACAGGATACGGTCTTCATTGCGGCAGCAGAGGCAGGATCCGTGGACTTTGGCCCGCTATCCGATTCTTTGAAGCTGAGACCTATCTACGTTGTACGGGCGGTTCCTCAGCCGGTGGGTCCGAACGCTCCGCAGGCGAGCGCGCTCGGTCAGCCGCCGGCGGAGGTATCAGCCGCCGCCAGCCAGGTGTGGAACTACTTCTCGCAGATGCAACCGCAGACACAGATGCAGGTCATGCGGGAGCTGGGGCGCATGGTGTTTCAGAATATCCCCCGCGAACAGATGGACCAGATGAGAGAGCAGTGGCGACAGAACAACCCCGACCGCGGTGACCGCGGCAGCTGGGGGGGCCGTGATGGTCAGCGCGGGGAAGGGGGTCCTCCCCGACCGCCGCAGTAGTAGTGCGGTACTCGCCTGATCGCTCCCTGCGGAAGCACGACCAGAGCGTCACGCCCTGGTCGTGCTTCTTTCGTTGGCAGGGAGGGCGTATAGCTAGCGGCATTGAACTCAGCCATGACGTGCATTCGCAGACGTCCTGTGGCACTCTACTGCGGAAAGGAGTAATCAGATGCGCATCGGGTTCATCTGTGACCTGACTGAGGATGATTTTCGATTCGCCAGCGAGAACGGGTTCAGATGCGTCGAATGGAACGGCAGCGACAACATTGACTTCCTTCCTATGGCCCCGGAACTGGCCAGGTATTCGAGGGAATATGGCGTTCCGTTCAACATGATCGGCCTCTTCGGCAGGAACTACATCTCCGATGATCCTGAGGAGCGGGCGCGGCACCTCTCGGATGCCAAGAAGACGATTGACTTCTGCGAGGCGATAGGATCACCTCTTTTCGTAACCGGAGGAGGCCATCCGGAGAACAGATCGCTCGCCGAGAACGTCAGCCGCGCCGCCGATCATCTGGGGAAGCTGATTGAGTACGGTGAGCCCAGAGGTGTTCGAGTCGCCCTGTACAACTGCCACTGGGGCAACTTCGCCGTCGCTCCGGATGCCTGGGATATGTTGATGCCCGCGCTCCCTAGACTCGGCATCAAGTACGATCCATCGCATGCCATCGGGGACGGTCGGGACTACCTGGTGGAACTGCGGGACTGGGGCACGAGGGTCTACCATGTCCACGCGAAGGGCTCGCTTGCCATCGGGGGCAAGCGATTTCCCGACCCGATGCCGGGCATGGACGAAACGAACTGGGGCGCCATGTTTGCAGTCCTCTACGAGCAGAACTATCCGGGTGACGTGAACATCGAACCACACTCTGGCGACTGGGTGGGCGTCCGGCGGCGAGCCGGCCTCCTGTTCTCGAAACGCTATCTGGAGCAATTCGTTATCTAGTCGGGAGTGAGCGGCCAAACTGCAAGGCAGATGACGGAACTAATCGTCTCTCGTTCGACTGCACTGGAGGCTTTCATGCTGAGAGGCCTGACTCATGTGGCCGTATGGGTGACCGACATCGCGCGGGCGCTGGACTTCTACACGCGCATTCCAGGCGTGCACGAGCATTTCCGGCTGCACAAGGACGACGGCTCCCTGTGGCTGATCTACCTTCGGATAGCTCCTTACCAGTTCGTCGAGTTGTTCCCGCGAGCCACCGGGTCCTATGTGCAGCCTACGCACGCGGGATACTCTCACTTCTGCATAGAGACCGACGACATCCGGACGCTCCACGGCGAACTGGTCGCGAACGGGATTACCCCGGATTCCGAGCCTAGGATGGGCGCCGACGGCTCGTGGCAGTTCTGGATTCACGATCCCGACGGCAATCCGATCGAGTTTCAGCAGTTCGTCGACGGCTCGCTGCATCACGGACGTCGGCAATGATCACTTCATACCACTGTCATTCGCGCTGGAGCGACGGCGAGGGTGAGATCCTTGACTTCGTCCGTGTGGCCGGCGAGATCGGAATCTCGGAGGTCGGCCTGTCGGATCACTACGTCCTGACTCCTGATCGAAGGCGCAAGGATTGGGCGATGCCGCTCGATGCTCTAGACGACTACGTCGCAGAGGTGCGGGCAGCGGGCGAGGAGTCTGGGGGAGGGACGGTTGTCAGGCTCGGTATCGAGGCCGACTACATACCGGAGACTGCTGGCGAGTTGCGCGACATACTCTCCCAACATGCATTCGACTATGTCATCGGCTCGGTACACTCCGTGGACGGCTTTCCGATAGATGGCAGCGCCGCTGACTGGGAGCCTCTATCCCAGTCAGAGCGGGACGATATTGTGCGAGGATACTGGACTCGACTATGCGAGATGGCCGCGAGTCGCGTATTTGATTTTGCCGGGCATCTCGACCTTACAAAGAAGTTCGGATACCGCCCGGTCGCGAATACCTCGCAACGGGTTTCATCGGCCCTTGATGCGCTGGCATCATCGGGCATGGCAGTCGAACTGAACACGTCTGGATGGTACGTCCCGGCGGGCGAGCAGTACCCGTCATCCGAGATTCTCGCAGGGTGCTTTGTGCGAGGTATTCCCGTTCTTGTGACGGCCGATGCGCACACTCCGTGCAACGTTGATCGCGACCTCGCCCGCGGCCATTCACTTCTGCGAGGTATCGGGTATCGGGAGCTGTCCTGCTTTGCAGGACGCGTTCGAGGCAACTATGCGCTCTAGACCGGCGGATCGTAACCGACGATATGAAAACGTTTGCAGAGACTCTTCGGGCATTGGGAGGATTTTCCATCGCATATAGCGAATAGTTCGTGCGAGAAAGTCAAGAATCGTGATGCACACGGAGATTCGCAATAGATCGCCGTACATATCTGAATGGTGTGCCTGCCGGAACCATATCAGTATCGCAGCCGTATAAACTAGTGTTTGCGCTGATGGATTGGCCCCGTGCAGTCGAGGGATTTTCTCTTTTTCGGGGCGACCTTCGAACTTGTGTTCGCCAGTTGTTTGTGCTATAATACAGGGCGTCCTGTTTGCAGTGCAAGTCACGATCGGGTCGGAGGCCTCGCATTGCCAGCGACTGGCAACCGATACCCTGAAAAGGATCGCATCAAAATGAGCATGACGAGAGACGCATACGCGAAAGAAGTGTTGAGAGTCGCAGAGGCAGCACTGTACGGAGGAGAATCCGTGCTGTGTCCGCACGAGGGATGCCAGGAACGTTTGTCCATCGTCAAACAGGGCGTCTTGAGCACCAGGTCAATCAGCTGTCCGGTGCACGGCCACATATTCCAGGAACAGAGGGTGGAGCCGTTTAGCAAGTTGGAGTGGCACGAGGCACCTGAAACTGTGGATGACGACGATGACGAGTGTTTCGAGGAGAGAGATCTCATCGAGTCGGAGTATGCCTCGTTCGAGGTCTTGGTGAACGACTAGCTTGTTGTCATCGGATCGGCGCAGAAGGAGGACAGCCCGCTCCCCCTGAGGGAGCGGGCTGTCGGCGTCTCAGATATCCACGAGTCTTACGCTCAGGGATATCTCACGGAAGCGGTTGCGCCACGTTAGCTTCGGCTCCAGGCAGTGGAAACGCTTGGCTACGGAGACTAGCGTATCGAATACGGAGTCGTTTCTGACGTCATATCGTAGTCCCAAGTCCAAGGAGACGCCGCCTACGGGATATCGCAGTCTTGCGGCGAGTTCTTCCTGGATCTCCACGGGATCGAACTCGAACGGGGTCGCGCCGCTTACGGCGTGCGTCAGATAAGTCAACGCGATGTAAGAGTCCGGCCCGAGCCGATGCTCGGCGGCAAGCTGACCCCCAATGCTCATATAGTCATCACCTGTCCCGTACCGGGAAT is a window of Armatimonadota bacterium DNA encoding:
- a CDS encoding glycoside hydrolase family 99-like domain-containing protein; its protein translation is MNKFLAIVVLLVLLVVPSAGENLRILAQWEFTEAGNFGGWAPGNGIEGAEVRDGCLVGKTVWRDPLITGPSVSLPAKPSQYVEIRMKSSADGWGELFYTNTTEQPYGGFRPEKMQRIEYKAGDFRVYRIYPFWQSEKLILRLRLDPPEDADFALDYIRVIEVDSGLTTRAFFDFTRLDQRWVSHQPYGSIDDEWMLLGGDEEIVLFSPRLDFDAEDCSWLSLQAQFFGVEHVTLQWVTDDLPGVQSLVIRPGEYRSLRVYNIRAEEIPEWTGRIRRFVLRVPPCEGKGISVGFVGASDKPMGPAQIEVTRFGARDAINRMGKTAVVQAMLTNSGGETAREVEATLRLPERGVQLVLSPDSAHATIEGSARQKIARLGAGETRALEWEVNARGEGELRARIHVTAANAGVTSDEAVLRWHPAVHVQNASYVPEPKPVRGEFEVGVYYYPGWPSYTKWSVLDDFPERRPILGYYHEGDPEVADWHIKWMLEHGITFIIYDWYWSAGSRHLEHAIHEGLFNARYREVIKFCLLWANHNPEGTSSAEDMVNVTNYWLDNYFLLENYVKVDGKPVVVIFSPLRLTDDMGVEGVRAAFEKSRQMARACGLEGIYFVACSYPGRGGLEVLEREGYDAVSGYNYPSAGDNGQLVAPYADMVSGYSEFWKSIQDNTSLRYIPVTEPGWDARPWHGPDTRVRTGKSPVLFERMLRNAKGFVEERSPDAREKIVIIEAWNEFGEGDYIEPHQEWAFEYLDAVRAVFAQADEPHEDIIPSDVGLGPYDLRKPLPVTSWQFDDPKHAGWDATQHLGESRVEDGILRAVSTGPDPALYGELTELDSRRFGIVEVGMRVDKGRTGQLFWAQRARGFSEALSLKFDLSADGEFHVYRLDVGSVATWKGEINRLRLDPTDEQGARVEVDYLSMVEGRNQ
- a CDS encoding NAD/NADP octopine/nopaline dehydrogenase family protein: MREFPRFCVLGAGHGGTAMAAHLSLMSFSVSLYNRNPERLGPIQAQGGIELIADGGDLPRGMAKIDVVSDNIEEALKGADVLMVVVPATGHSFMAEQMAPHLVDGQMIVLHPGRTGGALEVHSILREHEVTADVIVAEAQTFIYAARSMNPGQTKIFRVKNNIPIAAIPAHRTPEVIKALRHAYPQFVPGDNVMKTSLDNIGAIFHPAVTVLNGARIESTHGDFDYYTEGITPTMSLILEDMDRERVAVAEALGFRCMSAREWLYVAYDAAGPTLYEAMRANRGYDGIKAPKTLYTRYISEDIPMSLVPIASIGDMVGVPTPTTKAIIHLGSLLHQCDYWAQGRTAERLGLSGLTLKQVRRLVLEGELTEGPA
- a CDS encoding cobalamin B12-binding domain-containing protein — protein: MSKKLIAGALGNCVHVAGVVNFLRLAESIGWETVFLGPAVSVERFAQAIEEHRPDVAGVSFRLTPEVASGLFAEFKDHLVKRNLQGTRLVFGGTPPVCRIAKASGIFERAFDGLELPEEVIGYLKGSDLSDDQEDFGSTQIERLDKKKPYPLLRHHFGRPTMEQTVEGIRKIAESRTVDVISIGPDQNAQESFFRPEEMDPTLDGAGGVPIRSADDLRAIYEASRCGNFPLLRIYSGTRDLIKWAELALETINNAWAAIPLCWYSTLDGRSPRSPEEAIRENQEAMAWYAERGIPVEVNESHHWSLRDAHDALAVAMAYLAAYNAKAMGVAYYIAQYMFNTPPNTGGAMDLAKMLAKAELIESLHDDGFRSMRQVRAGLTSLSPDMDTAKGQLAASAVLALGIKPHIMHVVGFSEGDHVATADDVIESCKIVRGVLKNCLFGMPEGALDPHVVERRDQLKQEAMQIVEAIRAAGKGCGADALTSPENLAMVIRSGILDAPHLKGNKFAAGLLETRMIDGAVYAVEPGTDRILSERDRLHALLPPDPNKASLRGTSCT
- a CDS encoding FGGY-family carbohydrate kinase, giving the protein MYVAGIDVGTQGVRVVVCDANGDVAAQVSRRFAVPDQVELLPPGWSEQNPTDWWEACRESLQDITGQLHEKGFSAKDIYAVAVDSTSGTLVAVDSACRPLRAAIMYNDTRAASEALECNSAGADLTERMGYSFSSGFTLPKIVWVRRNEPEIFEKAVFIHAADYIVGMMTGSAGISDTSNALKTGYDLLEGRWPPFLESALGIPSGKLPEVVKPGTVIGEVSTECSRSTGLFEGTPVVAGVTDGTAGFFASGAVKVGDWSSTLGTTLVIRGVSSNLIKDAQGRIYCHAHPEGSWLPGGASNSGAECLEKLFHGRNLSELNAYVPQYSPTALLVYPLVRRGERLPFVNPEAEGFIIGEPRDSRELYAGYLEGVAYVERWCYELLADLGAEVGDTVYATGGGARSPEWLQVRADLLQKRMVRPVSTECAIGAAVVAASRTLYDGLESAVVGMARPGMEVEPDPRRRDIYEQCYRAFRGACSHKGYE
- a CDS encoding sugar phosphate isomerase/epimerase; the protein is MRIGFICDLTEDDFRFASENGFRCVEWNGSDNIDFLPMAPELARYSREYGVPFNMIGLFGRNYISDDPEERARHLSDAKKTIDFCEAIGSPLFVTGGGHPENRSLAENVSRAADHLGKLIEYGEPRGVRVALYNCHWGNFAVAPDAWDMLMPALPRLGIKYDPSHAIGDGRDYLVELRDWGTRVYHVHAKGSLAIGGKRFPDPMPGMDETNWGAMFAVLYEQNYPGDVNIEPHSGDWVGVRRRAGLLFSKRYLEQFVI
- a CDS encoding VOC family protein is translated as MLRGLTHVAVWVTDIARALDFYTRIPGVHEHFRLHKDDGSLWLIYLRIAPYQFVELFPRATGSYVQPTHAGYSHFCIETDDIRTLHGELVANGITPDSEPRMGADGSWQFWIHDPDGNPIEFQQFVDGSLHHGRRQ
- a CDS encoding histidinol-phosphatase HisJ family protein — protein: MITSYHCHSRWSDGEGEILDFVRVAGEIGISEVGLSDHYVLTPDRRRKDWAMPLDALDDYVAEVRAAGEESGGGTVVRLGIEADYIPETAGELRDILSQHAFDYVIGSVHSVDGFPIDGSAADWEPLSQSERDDIVRGYWTRLCEMAASRVFDFAGHLDLTKKFGYRPVANTSQRVSSALDALASSGMAVELNTSGWYVPAGEQYPSSEILAGCFVRGIPVLVTADAHTPCNVDRDLARGHSLLRGIGYRELSCFAGRVRGNYAL